Genomic DNA from Turicibacter faecis:
CATTACATAGCCAACTTAATCCATTAACTGTTTTAATTCTGGATCAATTTTATGATCATCTTTCTTTACTTTGCGATCTAATATTTTTAATATTTCTGATGCATCATGCTTTCTAATTGTATCTTTATATTCCACAATAACAGTTTCGGCAATCATATTAATAGAACGTACTCGTCCCTCGCCTAGCTCCGTTAAAACTCTATTTCCTACATCAGGTAATCTTTTCATTAATTCAACATAAGTTTCATTCTCATACTTTAGGCAACATAGAAGTTTTCCGCAGATACCTGAAATCTTAGATGGATTAAGCGATAACTGTTGATTTTTAGCCATTTTGATAGTCACCGTCGCAAATTCACCTAAAAAGGATGTACAACATAAAACACGACCACAAGGTCCTAGTCCTCCAATCATTTTCGCGGCATCACGCACACCAATTTGACGAAGTTCAATCCGCAAACGAAATGTATAGGCCAAATCCTTCACTAATTGTCTAAAGTCGACTCTTCCCTCAGCTGTAAAATAAAAAATTAACTTTGTGCGATCAAACGTATACTCGCACCCTAAGAGTTGCATTTCTAGCTTATTCTTTGTAATCAATTGATTACAAACCTCCATCGCATAAGATTCATCCGCCTTATTCTGTTTATGTTTTTGAATATCCTCTTCGGTTGCAATTCGTAATACAGGTTTTAAAGGTAAAAATACATCCTCTTCATCAACCAGCCTTGGTTCAATCACCACTGTTCCAAATTCCATTCCGCGGATAGTCTCAACCAATACGTAATCCCCTTTTTGTGGA
This window encodes:
- a CDS encoding PSP1 domain-containing protein — encoded protein: MQYAVVGVQFKQVGKKYFFDPNGFSPQKGDYVLVETIRGMEFGTVVIEPRLVDEEDVFLPLKPVLRIATEEDIQKHKQNKADESYAMEVCNQLITKNKLEMQLLGCEYTFDRTKLIFYFTAEGRVDFRQLVKDLAYTFRLRIELRQIGVRDAAKMIGGLGPCGRVLCCTSFLGEFATVTIKMAKNQQLSLNPSKISGICGKLLCCLKYENETYVELMKRLPDVGNRVLTELGEGRVRSINMIAETVIVEYKDTIRKHDASEILKILDRKVKKDDHKIDPELKQLMD